Part of the Pirellulales bacterium genome is shown below.
ATCGAGAAGCGGGCCGTCGTTTCGTAGAGATCCCCCTTTTCGGCGGTCGACGTCAGCGCCACGAGAACCTGAACGATTTCGCCCGTGGGTGACTCGATCCTGACCGCGAGTTTCTCCGCGCGAAAGCTGCGGGCGTGAATCAGCCTCAGTCCCAAATCGGTGATGCTGTGCAAGATCACCCAGCTTCGCGTGTCGCGGCTGGGTCCTTCGCCGTCGATTTCGACGGCCGAAGCGACGACGGGCCGGATTTGCCGTGCATTCGGTTCCGTGGACGTCAATTGATCCATTAAATCTCCGAAATTCTTGATGCGGGGGCGATAAGAGTCCATGGTCTCAATCGGTGCTACCGGCACCTGCTGCGAGTTCGCCGCCGGACGCTTGGGCGATCTCTGGGTGTAAGTTGGACGGTGCCTGGCCGGAACGCGGAAGTGGGCCCACGTCGGCCGGAGAAGCCGGGGAGTTTGACAGCCCCCGCTGACGAGCTAGGTTTGCATAGGAGTTCGGCAAACCGTGTCGGTCAAGCCGGACGACGCGCAGTTCCCCCGGCGCAGTTTCTGTTGCCCGTTTCAATTCTCAAAGAGGCGCTACCATGCAGTTTCGACGATTCCGTTTGTTGTTGGGGCTCGTTGTTGTCAGCGGCTGGTCCGTGTCGGCCTCGGCCCAAACTTTATCGAAATACCAGCCGTCGCAGCGTCCGCTGGGACTACCGCTGATTGGCCAAACCTACCTGGATGGCACCGATGCCACGTCACAGGCACTCGACGCGTACAAGCAGAGCTTCCTGAACGCGATTACCACCAATCTTCCGGAACACGTCGCCTTTACAGGGGCCAACTTGAACCAATTGGATCCCACGCGGCTGTATTTCATGTTCGACTATGCGCCGCGCATCTATTACATCTATGAAGGCGCCTGCTATAACAACGCTCTGGGAGTCACGATCGCCACGGTGAGCGCCCCCACCAACAAACCGACGACGGGAACCAGCTATACCGTGTTTCCCTTCGTCCACTCCAGCATCAGCCCCGTCTGCTCCAGCGGATCGGGCAAACGCTCCAGCAGCGAGCCGCTGATGGCCGGCGATTTCGTGCAATTGCCGACCGTCAAAGCGGGCCAGCAACTCGCCTTTTTCATCATGGCCAACATGGACAGCAACAGCGATCCGGCTGACGTTTACTACAACGGCAACTCCAACAACCCCGACAACTTTCAGCACCTGATCTCGTTCTTTCCCGACGACAGTCAGTATCTGATCATCGGTTTCGAAGACATGTACAATGGCGGCGACAAGGACTGCAACGACTTGATGTTCGTGGTCGATATCGGCCCCAACAACGCCGCCGCCCTGCGCAACACGTCGTCGTTGCCGAAATAAGTTTCGCCTCGCGGGCCGGCCCAAGGAGCATTCATGAGCGATCGACCGCCCTTGCCAGCGGGCGCAGCCGCCACCCGGCGCCTACTCCGGGGCAGTCGCCGGGGGACGGCAGCCGTGGAGCTGGCCCTGTGCCTGCCGCTGTTGCTGACGACCGGTTTGGGCATGATCGAAATCACGAACCTGGTGTCGATCCAAGCGCGGATGCAAGCGGCCGCTTACGAGGCGGCGCGCTTGGCCACGCGGCCGACCACCTCGAACGCGACCGCGGCCAGCAGCGACCAGGTGAAGACCTACTGTCAGACCTTGCTCACGCAGCTTGGCATCAACGGGGCCACCGTTACCTTGACACCAAGCGACCTCTCGACGGCCACGCCACAAACCCTCGTGACTGTGGCGGTCAGCGCGGCCTGGAAGCAGAACTCGCCCACGTCCTTCGTTTTGCAGAACTCACCTACTCTTTCCGCCCAGACGACGTTAATCGTCGAATAGCAGTTTCATGACACAAAACAAAACCAAAACCCACGGCCGACTCAGGCATCCGCGACGCGGGGCCATTGCCGTGCTCGTGGCGGCGACGATCGGCATGCTTTTAATCCTGGCCGCGTTCGCGATCGACGTCGCCTATATGCAGCTTGTGCGCGAGCAACTTCGCATCGCTTGCGACTCGGCGGCCAAGGCCGCACTGGTCAATTACGGCGCCACGCAAAACCAGTCGACGGCCGCCGCGTTCGCCCAAACCGTGTCGAACAACAACCTCGTCGCCGGAAAGCAGTTGAATCTGCCATCCAGCAGCATCCTGTTTGGCAACGCCACCCAGGGTTCCGACGGAACGTACGCGTTTTCCCAGACCGGCTCTCCGAAGAACGCGGTGCAGGTCTCGGCCAGCGTGGCCCCG
Proteins encoded:
- a CDS encoding DUF4114 domain-containing protein, with protein sequence MQFRRFRLLLGLVVVSGWSVSASAQTLSKYQPSQRPLGLPLIGQTYLDGTDATSQALDAYKQSFLNAITTNLPEHVAFTGANLNQLDPTRLYFMFDYAPRIYYIYEGACYNNALGVTIATVSAPTNKPTTGTSYTVFPFVHSSISPVCSSGSGKRSSSEPLMAGDFVQLPTVKAGQQLAFFIMANMDSNSDPADVYYNGNSNNPDNFQHLISFFPDDSQYLIIGFEDMYNGGDKDCNDLMFVVDIGPNNAAALRNTSSLPK
- a CDS encoding TadE/TadG family type IV pilus assembly protein, whose protein sequence is MSDRPPLPAGAAATRRLLRGSRRGTAAVELALCLPLLLTTGLGMIEITNLVSIQARMQAAAYEAARLATRPTTSNATAASSDQVKTYCQTLLTQLGINGATVTLTPSDLSTATPQTLVTVAVSAAWKQNSPTSFVLQNSPTLSAQTTLIVE